One Calditrichia bacterium DNA window includes the following coding sequences:
- a CDS encoding serine hydrolase, whose amino-acid sequence MEVRRDSINTLTARGFFLKNDEFKAEWKFINIQHDTTTNRITFLDSDLDTLICNLDAGTEILNGSVHSQDDKNPLNFVRASRNLEIRLLYPRVPDKKGKISYSCTKPEQTDDGLETESIYSYSSDSSSVSNLMKDIIDQRYGKVKSLLILKDNKLIAEEYFYGYSRNDLQQIRSCTKSVTSLLFGIALDHHNSINIDQPVFSFFPEYDALKSKGREEIKLKHILTMTAGLEWDDYPPEMFKTDDCFKYIFSRPMAGKPGEKFNYNSGCSVILGGIIQFLEAKKTLEFAEEYLFTPMGITNYIWESHNNDVLRCGEGLSLRPIDMAKIGLLVLNDGKWQNKQIVSKKWIRESTKPHTRESVFFDYGYQWWHHSKSNLQWWKEPNAVSPKEHDLITALGHGGQYIMIVRDLNLVIVATASDFESGEMARRKIPMVIEKIIPIFEDSRL is encoded by the coding sequence TTGGAAGTCAGAAGAGATAGTATAAATACATTGACAGCTCGCGGTTTTTTTTTGAAGAACGATGAGTTTAAAGCAGAATGGAAGTTTATTAATATACAACATGATACTACTACAAATAGGATCACATTCCTTGATTCTGATTTGGATACTCTAATATGCAATCTGGATGCTGGAACTGAAATTCTTAATGGCTCAGTCCATTCGCAGGACGATAAAAACCCATTAAATTTTGTTCGTGCCAGTAGAAATCTCGAAATCAGACTATTGTACCCACGAGTTCCTGATAAGAAAGGGAAGATATCCTATTCCTGCACGAAGCCTGAACAAACAGATGATGGCTTGGAAACGGAATCTATATACAGTTATTCCAGTGATTCTTCTTCAGTTTCAAATCTGATGAAGGACATCATCGATCAGAGGTATGGCAAAGTAAAATCACTTTTAATACTCAAAGACAACAAATTAATAGCCGAAGAATATTTTTATGGCTATAGCCGGAATGACCTGCAACAAATACGTTCCTGCACAAAAAGCGTCACCTCTTTACTTTTTGGAATCGCACTGGATCATCATAATAGCATAAATATCGATCAACCTGTATTTAGTTTTTTCCCAGAGTATGATGCCCTAAAATCCAAAGGAAGAGAGGAAATCAAGTTAAAACATATTTTAACCATGACAGCGGGTTTGGAATGGGATGATTATCCGCCCGAAATGTTTAAAACTGATGATTGTTTTAAATATATTTTTAGCCGGCCAATGGCAGGTAAGCCTGGTGAAAAGTTCAATTATAATAGTGGTTGTTCTGTCATTCTTGGAGGTATCATTCAATTCCTTGAAGCAAAAAAGACTCTTGAATTTGCTGAGGAGTATCTTTTCACACCAATGGGCATTACAAATTACATTTGGGAAAGCCATAACAATGATGTATTACGGTGTGGCGAGGGGCTATCCTTACGTCCAATAGATATGGCAAAAATTGGATTGTTGGTTCTCAATGATGGAAAATGGCAAAACAAACAGATTGTTTCTAAAAAGTGGATACGCGAATCTACCAAACCACATACGCGCGAAAGTGTATTCTTTGACTACGGATATCAATGGTGGCATCATTCTAAGAGTAATTTACAATGGTGGAAAGAACCAAATGCCGTATCGCCCAAAGAGCACGATCTAATCACCGCACTTGGTCACGGCGGTCAGTATATTATGATTGTCCGGGATTTAAATCTGGTAATAGTTGCTACTGCATCAGATTTTGAAAGTGGTGAAATGGCACGGAGGAAAATTCCGATGGTCATTGAGAAAATCATTCCAATTTTTGAAGATTCCCGATTGTAG
- a CDS encoding thioredoxin family protein produces MKNPEAPSTNTSDTTSKAAKGKSHPFWQWFWLTFLVVSLGYAWYSFYVPSNDVVWADDIVSARQLATESGKNMMLFFTAEWCVPCRIMKREVFADQEAMTAINAKVVPVMISEDSPGADEVFSLYNVGGTPVTIFTDSQGNVLDYAVGRIGKTEFLEMLENLDGVASVR; encoded by the coding sequence ATGAAAAACCCAGAAGCCCCATCAACGAACACATCTGACACGACATCCAAAGCAGCGAAAGGCAAATCTCATCCATTTTGGCAGTGGTTCTGGCTGACTTTCCTTGTGGTTTCCCTTGGCTATGCATGGTATTCATTCTACGTTCCTTCGAATGATGTGGTCTGGGCTGATGACATCGTCTCGGCTCGACAGCTAGCCACTGAGTCTGGCAAAAACATGATGCTATTTTTCACTGCGGAGTGGTGCGTACCGTGCCGGATAATGAAGCGAGAGGTTTTTGCAGATCAGGAAGCAATGACTGCAATAAATGCGAAAGTTGTCCCGGTAATGATCTCTGAGGATAGCCCTGGCGCGGATGAGGTATTCAGTCTGTATAATGTCGGCGGCACACCGGTAACCATATTTACTGATTCACAGGGGAACGTACTTGATTATGCGGTTGGTAGGATAGGAAAAACAGAGTTCCTCGAAATGCTTGAGAATTTGGACGGCGTTGCTAGCGTGAGATAA
- a CDS encoding aryl-sulfate sulfotransferase: protein MKSIRIFFCIAILLIIYSSCSDSSINSIEPQIIPEFTAVQIDSNQFNSLSAKITASILDAEEVYLKFSYDTSNVQQSPAFFVEENNVTIPLLGLKPNTNYSIIVIATSSTADIAVSDTIFFTSGDLPNEMPQITTVIYQTPSQQYVMIDLISRTPNSKGYAIIINNDGDVVWYREFSGPVVDFQKQPNGNYTVFTSENGATPRFYEINSLGEVIREFVASNGFETDPHEIRLFDGGYCLFNVEVREMDLTLLGGYPNVQVTGTNIEFIRSGQPAFYWSPFDYFQVTDAASDIPLNTQNVDPWHGNALEIDTDGNLLASFRNSDEITKINSQTGEVIWRLGGKQNEFTFINDPLGGFSHQHGIRRLENGNLIMFDNGNLHSPPTSRAVEYKIDEQNKTAERVWDYTHMPAIFSFAIGFAQRLPDGNTLIDYGTANKILEVDMLGNPVMEIAIQDSSYVYRAFRINSIY from the coding sequence ATGAAATCGATTAGAATCTTTTTTTGCATTGCAATACTATTGATTATATACAGCAGTTGCTCAGACTCTTCCATAAATTCAATAGAACCGCAAATAATTCCTGAATTTACCGCCGTACAAATTGATAGTAATCAATTTAATTCCCTAAGCGCCAAAATAACGGCTTCAATATTAGATGCTGAGGAAGTGTATCTTAAATTTAGTTATGATACATCAAATGTGCAGCAATCACCGGCCTTTTTTGTTGAAGAAAATAACGTAACAATCCCGTTATTGGGGTTAAAACCGAACACAAATTACTCAATAATCGTAATCGCTACATCTTCCACCGCAGATATCGCCGTCAGCGATACCATTTTCTTTACTTCAGGTGATCTTCCTAATGAGATGCCACAGATAACCACTGTAATATATCAAACGCCGTCTCAGCAATATGTTATGATAGATCTCATATCTCGAACCCCAAATTCAAAAGGATATGCGATCATCATCAATAACGATGGTGATGTAGTGTGGTATCGCGAATTTAGTGGTCCCGTTGTCGATTTTCAAAAGCAACCTAACGGCAATTATACAGTATTTACATCTGAAAACGGTGCAACCCCTCGTTTTTATGAAATCAATTCGCTGGGTGAAGTAATTCGGGAGTTTGTAGCAAGCAATGGTTTTGAGACAGATCCCCATGAGATCAGGTTGTTCGATGGTGGATATTGCCTTTTCAACGTGGAAGTAAGGGAGATGGATCTTACCCTTTTGGGTGGATATCCTAATGTCCAGGTTACAGGAACGAATATTGAATTTATTCGATCGGGACAACCTGCTTTCTATTGGAGTCCTTTTGACTATTTCCAGGTAACGGATGCGGCATCAGATATTCCTCTCAATACTCAAAATGTTGATCCCTGGCACGGCAACGCCCTCGAAATTGATACAGACGGTAATCTTCTAGCCTCTTTCCGGAATAGTGATGAGATTACCAAAATAAATTCTCAAACCGGTGAAGTAATTTGGCGATTGGGAGGTAAGCAAAATGAATTCACATTTATTAATGATCCACTAGGTGGATTTTCCCATCAACATGGTATCAGAAGGTTAGAGAATGGAAATCTAATTATGTTCGATAATGGGAATTTACACTCCCCCCCAACCAGCAGGGCGGTTGAATATAAAATCGATGAACAAAATAAAACAGCAGAACGGGTATGGGATTATACCCATATGCCAGCGATATTCAGTTTTGCCATTGGTTTTGCTCAGCGTCTTCCTGATGGAAATACCTTAATCGATTACGGAACTGCCAATAAGATTTTAGAAGTTGATATGCTCGGAAATCCGGTTATGGAAATTGCAATTCAGGACAGCTCTTATGTTTATCGGGCTTTTCGAATTAATTCGATCTATTAA
- a CDS encoding TonB-dependent receptor, with the protein MKIDPVFFPSRKLVRGWVLLFAVFLLFCVTGQQLIAEENAVQKITGQVTDAETGLRLPGVDIIVTNSTMGTTTDRNGRFELAVPLRVKMLSFSYLGYRQLTASIDENTHNLDIRLQPTALDAEPMIVTASRDEQLRHEAPVSISALSVRQLDELKPTMLYQALNSVSGVYMVDLGNEQHSMSIRQPITLKSLFLYLEDGIPLRPAGLFNHNALIEVNMSGLERVEVVKGPASSMYGSNAIGGAVNFITPRPSPVTEIRASLQGDDIGYRRADVSASGTTGNLGLYAGGYFGQRRDGWRAHSDFDKLSLTFRADYSLSSTTQLTATATTNHLDTDMTGDLDSLSFYGQQYSSLQTFTFRKVNATRFRTTLSHAWNLSGKTDLTVYYRNNSIAQNPHYRVRTSRTNPAQATGEENDNAFTSIGANVQHLQYLNFWDSRITTGLSIDRSPNTYEAFFITVDRDPASGIFTGYQLSDSLLSRYDIDLLNTGLYSQIEFSPIQRLRFVAGLRFDKIDYAFDNYLPPSAFTGAPDEENGFDHISPKLGLTYNLQNNRGFYANFSQGFLPPEVTELYRGVKVPTLKPSYFNNYEIGGWGSFANGKLYADVSIYRMNGEDEIISVRLEGGSSISVNAGRTSHQGIEYSLKYVPVSSISIHFGGTNATHEYVEYENSGVIYNGNEMEGAANWIANGGLTYHPKFLPGLRAGMEWQHIGEYYLDPENTETYPGYNILNLRFGYKISNAEIWTNIYNITDELYAVSATKTGTRYAFAPGMPFSLAFGVSYGIGR; encoded by the coding sequence ATGAAAATAGATCCTGTGTTTTTCCCATCCCGCAAACTTGTGAGGGGCTGGGTGCTGTTGTTTGCTGTATTTTTGCTTTTTTGTGTTACCGGGCAACAACTGATCGCAGAAGAAAACGCTGTCCAAAAAATTACCGGGCAGGTTACTGATGCCGAAACCGGATTGCGCCTTCCGGGTGTGGATATCATTGTAACAAATTCAACAATGGGCACAACCACAGACCGCAATGGACGATTTGAGCTGGCTGTTCCGCTGCGCGTCAAAATGCTTTCATTTTCGTATCTCGGATATCGTCAACTTACCGCGAGCATCGATGAAAATACCCATAATCTAGACATTCGTTTGCAGCCAACAGCGTTAGATGCGGAACCGATGATTGTTACCGCCAGCCGGGATGAACAATTGCGCCATGAAGCGCCGGTGAGCATTTCGGCGTTGAGTGTTCGCCAACTTGATGAATTAAAACCGACCATGTTGTATCAGGCATTGAACAGCGTTTCCGGCGTGTATATGGTTGATTTGGGAAACGAGCAACATTCGATGAGCATTCGCCAGCCGATAACGTTGAAATCTCTGTTTCTGTATCTGGAAGATGGTATCCCGCTGCGACCTGCTGGTCTGTTTAACCACAATGCATTGATTGAAGTTAACATGTCCGGATTGGAACGGGTGGAGGTGGTCAAAGGACCTGCATCGTCGATGTATGGCAGTAATGCCATTGGCGGCGCTGTCAATTTTATTACGCCGCGTCCGTCCCCGGTAACGGAAATTCGCGCATCGCTGCAGGGTGATGATATTGGCTATCGACGGGCGGATGTTAGCGCCAGCGGAACCACTGGCAATCTGGGGTTATACGCCGGCGGATATTTCGGACAACGCCGTGACGGTTGGCGGGCACACAGCGATTTCGATAAACTTTCGCTCACTTTCCGGGCTGATTATTCTCTTTCGTCAACCACGCAACTAACGGCAACAGCCACAACCAACCATCTCGATACAGATATGACCGGCGATTTGGACAGCCTCAGTTTTTACGGTCAACAATACAGCAGTTTGCAAACATTTACTTTCCGAAAAGTAAACGCCACACGGTTTCGCACGACCCTCAGCCATGCCTGGAATTTATCCGGTAAAACGGATCTCACAGTGTATTACCGCAATAACAGTATCGCCCAAAATCCCCATTACCGGGTGCGAACAAGCCGCACCAATCCCGCGCAGGCAACCGGCGAGGAAAATGATAATGCCTTTACCAGTATCGGTGCAAATGTGCAGCATTTGCAATATCTGAATTTCTGGGATAGCCGCATCACCACCGGGCTTTCGATTGACCGGAGTCCCAACACTTACGAAGCCTTTTTTATAACAGTCGATCGCGATCCTGCCAGCGGAATTTTTACCGGATATCAGCTCAGCGATTCTCTGCTTTCCCGTTATGATATCGATTTATTGAACACCGGTTTATATAGCCAGATTGAATTTTCCCCAATACAGCGGCTGCGGTTTGTCGCCGGCTTGCGGTTCGATAAAATCGATTATGCTTTCGATAATTATCTTCCGCCAAGTGCCTTTACCGGCGCACCCGATGAAGAAAACGGTTTTGATCACATCAGTCCAAAGCTCGGTTTAACATACAACCTGCAAAACAATCGTGGATTTTATGCTAACTTCAGCCAGGGATTTTTACCGCCGGAAGTGACAGAACTCTATCGCGGCGTGAAAGTGCCCACCCTAAAACCGAGCTATTTCAATAATTATGAAATCGGGGGATGGGGCAGTTTTGCCAACGGCAAATTATATGCAGATGTAAGTATTTATCGCATGAACGGGGAAGATGAGATCATTTCGGTTCGGTTGGAAGGTGGTTCAAGTATAAGTGTAAATGCCGGAAGAACAAGCCATCAGGGTATCGAATATAGTCTGAAATATGTACCGGTTAGCTCGATTTCCATTCATTTTGGCGGTACAAACGCAACACATGAATACGTTGAATATGAAAATAGCGGTGTCATTTACAATGGCAATGAAATGGAAGGCGCAGCAAACTGGATTGCCAACGGCGGGCTTACCTATCACCCGAAATTTCTGCCCGGGTTGCGTGCCGGGATGGAATGGCAACATATCGGAGAATATTATCTTGATCCTGAAAATACAGAAACGTATCCCGGTTACAATATTCTCAATCTGCGATTTGGCTATAAGATAAGCAATGCGGAAATATGGACAAATATTTATAACATTACCGATGAACTTTATGCCGTGAGCGCAACCAAAACCGGCACCCGGTATGCCTTTGCGCCCGGTATGCCGTTTTCTCTTGCTTTTGGTGTTTCGTACGGAATTGGCAGGTAA
- a CDS encoding exo-alpha-sialidase, giving the protein MNLYKLLLFHGLMVLTFVLQSCEESRSIPQFSDTVITVTETGGSNPTVAIDGQSATYVVWVGETSENRFDVYLQKFDKSGRPLKNPVTVNDIPGDAAPHTMAPAKVVVNNAGDVFVVWQNNTNVEGRRFPASDLRFARSTDGGERFEDAIFVNDDAGKILAGHTFQDMTVSENGIIYVSWIDSRNKAMMKHGAAGHGNNGPKSEIRVARSFDNGLSFEPSVVVDTTACPCCKTTIVCAENGDVFIAWRREYPGSIRDIAIAKSTNNGLSFSDPVRVHNDGWYIDGCPHNGPSLAIAEDGNVYVSWFTGSEAITGSYVAVSENGGESFGQPIPIAAEKDISAYRSIIVSDRPERLFIATESQINGQSQIHFLVQSVHESANNVPVASTLLSSGILPAMAFASSKIAIAWQQDQSVRLQISDIN; this is encoded by the coding sequence ATGAATCTATATAAACTATTGTTATTCCATGGTTTAATGGTGTTGACATTTGTGCTACAATCCTGCGAAGAAAGCAGATCAATACCGCAATTTTCTGATACAGTGATCACTGTTACAGAAACCGGCGGCAGTAACCCAACGGTTGCCATTGACGGTCAGTCTGCGACATATGTTGTATGGGTTGGCGAAACATCGGAAAATCGCTTTGATGTTTATCTTCAAAAATTCGATAAATCCGGACGACCTTTAAAAAATCCGGTTACGGTTAATGATATTCCGGGCGACGCGGCACCTCACACAATGGCCCCTGCAAAAGTTGTTGTGAATAACGCCGGTGATGTTTTTGTTGTTTGGCAAAACAATACAAATGTTGAAGGACGTCGTTTTCCGGCCAGCGATTTGCGTTTTGCCAGATCAACGGATGGCGGCGAGCGTTTTGAAGATGCTATTTTTGTAAATGATGACGCTGGAAAAATTCTCGCCGGTCATACTTTTCAGGATATGACGGTTTCTGAAAACGGGATAATTTATGTATCCTGGATAGATTCGCGCAATAAAGCGATGATGAAGCATGGTGCTGCGGGTCATGGCAATAACGGGCCAAAATCGGAAATACGAGTCGCCCGTTCTTTTGATAACGGGTTAAGCTTTGAACCATCGGTGGTGGTGGATACAACGGCTTGCCCCTGTTGCAAAACAACCATCGTTTGTGCTGAAAATGGCGATGTATTTATCGCATGGCGACGGGAATATCCCGGTAGTATTCGCGATATTGCCATTGCTAAATCGACAAATAATGGCTTGTCTTTTTCTGATCCGGTGCGGGTTCATAACGACGGCTGGTATATTGACGGTTGTCCGCATAATGGTCCTTCGCTTGCAATTGCGGAGGATGGCAATGTTTATGTCAGCTGGTTTACCGGTAGCGAAGCCATAACCGGTAGCTATGTTGCCGTCTCCGAAAACGGGGGGGAATCATTCGGTCAGCCAATTCCGATTGCGGCTGAAAAAGACATCTCCGCCTATCGTTCAATAATCGTATCGGACCGCCCGGAGCGTTTGTTTATTGCCACCGAAAGCCAAATCAATGGACAAAGCCAGATTCATTTTCTTGTGCAAAGCGTGCATGAAAGTGCAAATAATGTTCCCGTTGCCAGCACGCTGTTATCTTCCGGAATTTTGCCGGCAATGGCTTTCGCCAGTTCCAAAATAGCGATTGCCTGGCAGCAAGACCAATCTGTCCGGTTACAAATCAGTGATATCAATTGA
- a CDS encoding IS5 family transposase (programmed frameshift), translated as MELKDEQWAVIEPHIPVIPAREDRRGRPRRSSREILDAILWVLRTGAPWKDLPDRYPPYQTCHRRFQEWDSAGVMDTILEALARDLKERGKLDLTECFIDGSFAPAKKGAQVFGKTKRGKGSKLMAVADGAGLPIAVCVTSASPHEVKLVEQTLEKRFIEEVPDLLIGDKAYDSDPLDQRLAEKGIEMIAPHRSNRKKAATQDGRKLRRYRRRWKVERLFAWLQNFRRLVVRYEHKLDNYLAMVKLACSLILLKRYF; from the exons ATGGAACTCAAAGACGAACAATGGGCAGTCATTGAACCGCATATTCCTGTTATTCCCGCACGTGAAGATAGGCGTGGTCGCCCTCGCAGATCATCGCGTGAAATCCTGGATGCGATACTATGGGTTCTTCGAACCGGGGCACCCTGGAAAGACTTGCCCGATCGATATCCGCCATACCAAACCTGCCACCGCCGTTTCCAGGAATGGGACAGCGCCGGTGTCATGGACACGATACTGGAAGCCTTGGCTAGAGACCTCAAGGAACGCGGTAAACTGGATTTGACGGAATGTTTTATTGACGGCAGTTTTGCGCCGGCAAAAAAAGGGGCCCAGGTGT TTGGGAAAACCAAGCGGGGCAAGGGTTCGAAGCTCATGGCAGTGGCAGACGGTGCTGGTCTTCCTATCGCCGTATGCGTCACGAGTGCTAGCCCACATGAGGTCAAACTGGTAGAGCAAACGCTCGAAAAAAGGTTTATTGAAGAAGTTCCGGATTTGCTGATTGGCGACAAGGCATATGATAGTGACCCGCTCGATCAACGACTTGCTGAAAAAGGAATTGAAATGATTGCGCCTCATCGCTCGAATCGTAAAAAGGCGGCGACTCAGGATGGCAGAAAATTGCGGCGCTATAGGCGTAGATGGAAAGTTGAACGACTTTTTGCCTGGCTGCAAAACTTTAGAAGGCTGGTGGTTCGATACGAACATAAACTTGACAATTACCTGGCTATGGTTAAACTGGCGTGTAGCCTGATTTTACTCAAAAGGTATTTTTGA
- a CDS encoding helix-turn-helix transcriptional regulator: MNNKSIRHKSISQLHETMGFKKPTHPLITIIDVSKLAYGEELIGTKFTSDLYCIALKDKSCGLDYGRTHYDFDEGTLIFMAPNQVFSVNKAQALNEVKGWMLYFHPDLIRNTKLGSRIEHYSFFSYAVHEALHLSTQEEATITQIIKMIQAEIKERIDNHSQRVLVSNIELLLNYCTRYYERQFNTRTAQNLDVVSKVETILNDYFKSGNLLEFGPPTVQYLAKECFLSPGYLSDLLKKETDKTAKDHINHFLVEKAKNLLLGSDETISGIAYTLGFNYPHYFSRLFKNKTGITPQEYRRQN, translated from the coding sequence ATGAATAATAAAAGTATCAGACACAAGTCTATTAGCCAGCTTCATGAAACAATGGGCTTCAAAAAACCTACCCATCCGTTGATCACAATTATTGATGTATCCAAACTTGCATACGGTGAAGAACTCATTGGAACAAAGTTTACATCTGACCTTTATTGCATTGCCCTAAAAGACAAAAGTTGCGGGCTTGATTATGGAAGAACCCATTACGACTTTGATGAAGGCACTTTAATTTTTATGGCTCCCAATCAGGTGTTTTCGGTTAACAAGGCACAGGCGCTAAATGAAGTCAAAGGCTGGATGCTGTACTTCCATCCGGACCTGATAAGAAACACTAAACTTGGCTCCAGGATTGAACATTATTCTTTTTTCTCCTATGCGGTGCATGAAGCGCTGCATTTATCAACTCAGGAAGAAGCAACCATTACTCAAATTATCAAGATGATACAGGCAGAAATCAAAGAACGAATTGATAATCATAGCCAACGGGTTTTGGTCTCAAATATCGAATTATTACTGAATTATTGCACACGATATTACGAACGCCAGTTCAATACACGAACAGCACAAAATCTGGATGTCGTATCCAAAGTGGAGACGATATTGAATGACTATTTCAAATCCGGGAATTTATTGGAATTTGGCCCTCCTACTGTTCAATATCTTGCTAAGGAATGCTTTTTGTCGCCGGGCTATTTGAGTGATCTTTTAAAAAAAGAGACAGATAAAACCGCAAAAGACCACATTAACCACTTTTTGGTCGAAAAAGCCAAAAATCTACTTCTTGGTTCCGATGAAACGATAAGCGGTATCGCTTACACGCTTGGCTTTAACTATCCGCATTATTTCAGCCGCCTTTTTAAGAACAAAACCGGTATTACCCCACAGGAATATCGACGCCAAAATTAA
- a CDS encoding SDR family oxidoreductase, whose protein sequence is MSRKILITGASGGIGKLTSIALAEKGNQVVGTMRSLKGKNAEATEQLKAAGVQLVEMDVTDIASVNQGVEAAIQILGGLDVVINNAGIGSIGIQEFFTVEDMHKVFDVNVYGVQRVMRATLPHLRKQAQSTVIHISSGIGRLTFPFYGTYCASKYALEAIAESYRAELASFGVESCIIEPGAMPTEFLDVMLQMQPKDEERSKVYGDMIHIPQAGMEGLQQVLQTIPDQHPQKVADAIVDLLVMPFGKKPFRTVVDYTFLKEPVEAYNKLLHDITQQLYAANGMGDMLKLNK, encoded by the coding sequence ATGAGCAGAAAAATTCTCATCACAGGTGCAAGTGGCGGTATTGGCAAACTCACGAGCATAGCCCTTGCGGAAAAAGGAAATCAGGTAGTTGGTACGATGCGTTCGCTAAAAGGGAAAAATGCAGAAGCTACCGAACAACTGAAAGCTGCAGGCGTCCAATTGGTTGAAATGGATGTAACGGACATCGCCAGTGTTAATCAGGGGGTTGAAGCGGCAATTCAAATATTGGGCGGATTAGATGTCGTCATAAACAATGCTGGCATCGGATCGATAGGAATACAGGAGTTTTTTACTGTTGAAGATATGCACAAAGTTTTCGATGTCAATGTTTATGGGGTTCAACGAGTTATGCGGGCAACGCTTCCGCATCTCAGAAAGCAAGCGCAAAGTACCGTTATTCATATCTCAAGTGGCATTGGCCGATTGACATTTCCGTTTTACGGAACTTACTGTGCTTCGAAATATGCGTTGGAAGCAATTGCGGAAAGCTACAGAGCCGAACTTGCAAGCTTCGGCGTCGAGTCGTGCATTATAGAACCGGGTGCGATGCCGACAGAGTTTTTGGATGTTATGCTCCAAATGCAACCAAAGGATGAAGAAAGAAGCAAAGTTTATGGAGACATGATCCATATACCGCAAGCAGGCATGGAAGGACTTCAGCAAGTATTGCAAACAATTCCCGATCAGCATCCGCAGAAGGTCGCCGATGCCATTGTTGACCTGCTGGTAATGCCATTCGGTAAAAAACCGTTCAGAACGGTGGTTGATTACACTTTCCTGAAAGAACCTGTTGAAGCATACAACAAACTATTGCATGACATCACTCAGCAACTTTATGCTGCTAACGGGATGGGCGATATGTTGAAACTTAACAAATAA
- a CDS encoding SDR family oxidoreductase: MNKTVLITGTSSGIGKAAVHLFHEKGWNIIATMRSPEKETEFNHLENVLLTRLDVLDLPSIDQAIQEGITRFGKIDVLVNNAGYGAYGPLEAFPRENIIRQFNTNVIGLIDVTRAVIPHFRQHKNGVIVNISSIGGKMTFPLGSLYHGTKFAVEGISEALSYEMAKIGVKVKIVEPGMIATDFGGRSFDFQNDESMIEYQQLIAAVFKGFEKFGGNASPANMVAEVIFAAANDEGNTLRFRAGADAEYLLDNRREMNEDDFIAMIKSQFDL; encoded by the coding sequence ATGAATAAAACAGTTTTAATTACAGGAACCAGCAGCGGCATTGGTAAAGCCGCTGTCCACTTGTTTCATGAAAAAGGCTGGAATATCATCGCAACCATGCGTAGCCCCGAAAAAGAAACAGAATTCAATCATTTGGAGAATGTACTCCTCACCCGGTTAGATGTGCTGGATCTGCCATCAATTGATCAAGCTATCCAGGAGGGGATCACCAGATTTGGGAAAATTGACGTTTTGGTAAATAACGCTGGATATGGTGCCTACGGGCCGTTGGAAGCTTTCCCGAGAGAAAATATCATCCGTCAATTTAATACCAATGTCATTGGTCTGATCGATGTTACCAGGGCTGTTATCCCTCATTTCCGGCAGCATAAAAATGGGGTCATTGTTAATATTTCCTCTATTGGCGGAAAAATGACCTTCCCATTGGGTTCCCTCTACCATGGAACCAAGTTTGCCGTTGAAGGCATATCCGAAGCTCTAAGCTATGAAATGGCAAAGATTGGCGTAAAAGTGAAAATCGTAGAACCCGGGATGATAGCCACCGATTTCGGCGGCCGTTCCTTTGACTTTCAAAATGATGAAAGTATGATCGAGTATCAGCAGCTGATTGCTGCTGTATTCAAAGGGTTTGAAAAATTCGGGGGCAATGCCTCACCTGCCAACATGGTAGCAGAAGTGATTTTTGCAGCAGCAAACGATGAAGGTAATACGCTACGGTTTCGGGCCGGTGCAGATGCAGAATATCTGCTGGACAATCGACGAGAAATGAACGAGGACGATTTTATTGCAATGATCAAAAGCCAGTTTGATTTGTAA